The Weissella confusa DNA window ATTCACGCATGTCGCCTTCAATCAATGGCAAGTCCAATTCAGCTTCTTGGGCGTGTTGCGCAGCTAGTGCCAACATCTCAGTAGACAAGTCCAAGACTGAAATATCGTCATAACCAGCTTGCTTCAATTGAATCGCCAATCGTCCTGCACCACCGGCTAGCTCCAATAACTTACCATCCTTGTTCTTAATGAACTTGGTTGCGTATTGGAACCAATCTGCGTAGGCTGCTTCGTCAAACAAGTCGTCATACAGCTTCGCAAAAGTTTGGTAATTCATTAGAATTCTTCCTTAACGATCCATTGGTCGATGTCAATTTCAGGTGCAGCACCCCACAACTTTTCCAAGTTGTAGAATTGGCGCATGTCGTCCTTAAAGACGTGCACAAACAAATCACCAAAGTCCATCAAGACCCATTCACCTTCGCGACGACCTTCGTGACGCTTCAACTCAAAGCCAGCTTCAGCCATCTTGTCTTCAATTTCATCAACAATCGCCAAAACTTGACGTTGCGTTGGGGCATCCAAAATCAAGTAAGCATCTGATACCAAGCTAATCTCGTGGATATCCAATGCAACCAAGTTTTCGGCGCGCTTTTGGTCAGCAGCCTTAACAGCTACTTCCAACATTTCGTTTACGTTGCTTTCCATTATTACTTCACACTCCATGCGTTGTATGTCAAAAGCGTGCCCGGATAAACCGGAACCTGCTTTTCAATTAAATAAGCAAGCGTGTGGCCCGTTTGCCACCCGACACTTGCTGCCAAGTCTTCAAATGCCAAGGCGCGAACTTCTTCAACACCTGGGAAATCGCGACCTGACTCAATATAGTCTGCCATGTAGATAATTTGGCTCAACGTCGTCATATATGGTGCACCAGTTGTGTGCTGACGAATCGCTGTCAGGATATCTTCGTTTTCAATGCCCAGTTCATCTTTCACCATTTCGGCGCCGACGATACCATGCCAAACGTTGTTTCCCCAATTAACCAAATCTGGATCCAATTGCTTTTCGGCAATCTTCGCCAAGAAATCAGCATCAGAGCGTTCCTTGGCGTAATCATGCGTCAAGGCTGCCACAGATGCTTTCTCTGCATCAACACCCCACTTTTCAGCCAAGGCCACAGCCATTTCTTCAACACGCAACACGTGTTGGAAACGGTACTCTGACATCGCTGCTTGGGCTGCTTCAACTAAGCTTTTACGAGAACCGTTATAGTAACGGCCCCGATAAATTATCTCGTTTGTCATCCATGTATAACCCTTTTTCTACAATGTAGGCTGCTACCATGTCAGGTAGCAAATAGCGCACGCTTTGCTTATTAGCAATGCGCTTACGAATACCCGTTGAACTAATTTCAAGGTTTGGTACCTCAACCCATTCAACAGGATAATCCGTTACTCGTGGTTGCCCTGGGCGATTAACACCAACAAAGTGAACTAACTTAAGCAAGTCATCAATGCGATACCATGTCTTTAAGTACGCCACTTCATCACCACCGATAATGAAATAGTATTCGTAGTTTGGGTGCTCCACCTTCAGTTGCAACATTGTGTTGTAGGTGTAGCTCTTGCCACCGCGTTGTACTTCAAGCAATTCAATGCCAAAGCGACTGTTACCTGCAATGGCCGCTTGGACCATCTTGGCACGGTGCAATGGATCAATTGCATGCTTCACATCAACGTGCGGTGGCTTAGCATTTGGCATGAAGTATACCTTGTCTAAGCCAAGCTTATCTGCCACCTGTTCAGCAATGACCAAGTGACCAACGTGTGGCGGATTAAATGTGCCACCCAAAATACCAATTTTCTTTGTTTCACCGATAAACGCACGCTCGGCTTGTGCTTGCGTGATGGTTTTTTCGATTGTATTAATCATGCCCGAACCCCCGTTTCGAGAGTGATATTAAATCTTTTGTGCAGCCACTGAGTAGTGACGGTTTTCCTTGTCAGCTGATTCACCAAACAACACCAACGTGTGTCCAATTGTTTGTACAACTTGGATGTCCGTGTTTTCTTCGATGAACTCCTTCAAAGATTCAACTTCAACGTCTGAGTTTGCCAAGATGTTAACCTTGAACAACTCACGCTTGTTGATGGCATCTTCTAGTTGATC harbors:
- the yqeK gene encoding bis(5'-nucleosyl)-tetraphosphatase (symmetrical) YqeK, whose translation is MTNEIIYRGRYYNGSRKSLVEAAQAAMSEYRFQHVLRVEEMAVALAEKWGVDAEKASVAALTHDYAKERSDADFLAKIAEKQLDPDLVNWGNNVWHGIVGAEMVKDELGIENEDILTAIRQHTTGAPYMTTLSQIIYMADYIESGRDFPGVEEVRALAFEDLAASVGWQTGHTLAYLIEKQVPVYPGTLLTYNAWSVK
- a CDS encoding nicotinate-nucleotide adenylyltransferase, whose product is MINTIEKTITQAQAERAFIGETKKIGILGGTFNPPHVGHLVIAEQVADKLGLDKVYFMPNAKPPHVDVKHAIDPLHRAKMVQAAIAGNSRFGIELLEVQRGGKSYTYNTMLQLKVEHPNYEYYFIIGGDEVAYLKTWYRIDDLLKLVHFVGVNRPGQPRVTDYPVEWVEVPNLEISSTGIRKRIANKQSVRYLLPDMVAAYIVEKGLYMDDKRDNLSGPLL
- the yhbY gene encoding ribosome assembly RNA-binding protein YhbY, producing MISLRGKQKRYLRASAHDMRPLFSIGKQGLTQNWLDQLEDAINKRELFKVNILANSDVEVESLKEFIEENTDIQVVQTIGHTLVLFGESADKENRHYSVAAQKI
- the rsfS gene encoding ribosome silencing factor, with protein sequence MESNVNEMLEVAVKAADQKRAENLVALDIHEISLVSDAYLILDAPTQRQVLAIVDEIEDKMAEAGFELKRHEGRREGEWVLMDFGDLFVHVFKDDMRQFYNLEKLWGAAPEIDIDQWIVKEEF